A stretch of the Candidatus Dormiibacterota bacterium genome encodes the following:
- a CDS encoding methionine gamma-lyase family protein: MIESLCRRFSIDGDLRDAALRAHARVSHVSYVAQTENKLAMLAAFMDAGLSESDLAGSTGYGYDDAARASYESLIARIFGTERALARLSLVSGTHAIVTALAACTPPGRSIISIAGRPYDTLRNAICDAPFALVEQGVRYDEVSLLRDGTVDLDGVAAALERAPDATVFVQRSRGYAPRPSLDIAACERIFAAVKAAAPAATILVDNCYGELVETREPTHVGADLVMGSLIKNLGGTLAPGGGYVAGRADLIERVAARLYAPGLRDALGPTFGFGRAFVHGLFLAPLVVEQTLRGLDFAAALFEDLGYAVDPMPGVPRTDIVQAIRLGSRDALVRFAEGLQRAMPLNARFRPEPGPVPGYADPVIMSSGSFVGGATIELSCDAPLREPFEVYLQGGMVAEHTIAGALLAARAVRG, from the coding sequence GTGATTGAATCGCTGTGCCGTCGCTTCTCCATCGACGGCGATCTGCGCGATGCCGCACTACGCGCGCACGCGCGCGTTTCGCACGTTTCGTATGTGGCGCAAACTGAAAACAAGCTGGCGATGCTGGCGGCCTTTATGGATGCGGGTTTGAGCGAAAGCGATCTGGCCGGATCGACCGGGTACGGGTACGACGACGCCGCTCGCGCTTCATACGAAAGCCTGATCGCGCGCATCTTCGGTACGGAGCGCGCGCTCGCGCGGCTCTCGCTCGTGAGCGGTACGCATGCGATCGTCACGGCGCTGGCGGCTTGCACGCCGCCGGGGCGGAGCATCATCTCGATCGCAGGCCGCCCGTACGATACGTTGCGCAACGCCATCTGCGACGCACCGTTCGCGCTGGTCGAACAGGGCGTGCGCTACGACGAGGTCTCGTTGCTTCGCGACGGTACGGTGGATCTGGACGGCGTCGCCGCGGCGCTCGAGCGCGCGCCGGACGCGACGGTCTTCGTCCAGCGCTCGCGCGGGTACGCGCCGCGGCCCTCGCTCGATATTGCGGCCTGCGAGCGCATCTTTGCCGCCGTCAAGGCCGCGGCGCCGGCGGCGACGATCTTGGTCGATAATTGCTACGGCGAGTTGGTCGAAACGCGCGAGCCCACCCACGTCGGGGCCGATCTCGTCATGGGATCGCTCATCAAGAACCTCGGGGGCACGCTCGCGCCGGGTGGCGGGTATGTGGCCGGGCGGGCCGATCTCATCGAACGCGTAGCCGCGCGGTTGTACGCTCCGGGTCTGCGCGATGCGCTCGGCCCGACGTTCGGGTTCGGCCGCGCCTTCGTGCACGGGCTCTTTCTGGCGCCGCTCGTCGTGGAGCAGACGCTTCGCGGGCTCGATTTCGCCGCCGCGCTCTTCGAGGATCTCGGCTACGCCGTGGACCCGATGCCCGGCGTGCCGCGCACCGATATCGTGCAGGCCATCCGCCTGGGAAGCCGCGATGCGCTCGTGCGCTTCGCCGAAGGCTTGCAGCGAGCCATGCCGTTGAACGCCCGCTTCCGCCCGGAGCCGGGCCCCGTCCCCGGCTATGCCGATCCGGTGATCATGTCGAGCGGGTCCTTCGTCGGCGGGGCGACCATCGAGCTCTCCTGCGACGCGCCGCTCAGAGAGCCGTTCGAGGTCTATTTGCAGGGCGGAATGGTTGCCGAGCACACCATCGCCGGCGCCCTTCTGGCGGCGCGTGCGGTTCGGGGTTGA
- a CDS encoding PTS transporter subunit EIIC — protein sequence MLRSSVALRLSSAGSKIEAWFEARVVPAMRRFGDFPYVAAVRDALPPSFIVLLVALAILLPFSHQPGPFFSRTLGLRISQALLPAFGVMAPALAIALSIAYARKAALFAAPMLLGTVAGMALALPRPFGPTPITYLHELGPSGLFLAMLVAGVVAAAIAVARRTIASRRLAEWAGAAAGAAIFAAFLFAHISVAGLVAQAMLPLAHLGDSYVALLVIVFVETALWTAGIHGPATLAAVVTPLYLALQAQNTQAFIAHQPLPHIVVVSLFLFVFPGGAGGTLPLAVLLLRSRIQRLRQTGRVAIVPAFFNINEPLIFGAPIVFNPYLAIPFIVVPMVLATTTYVAVALQWVARPAMYVPSSIPTLISTYLATYDLRAIVLVLANVAIAAVVYWPFVRAYERHLEAAA from the coding sequence ATGTTGAGATCATCGGTCGCGTTGAGGCTGTCGTCCGCCGGATCTAAGATCGAGGCCTGGTTCGAAGCGCGCGTCGTCCCCGCGATGCGCCGCTTCGGCGATTTCCCCTATGTCGCGGCCGTGCGCGACGCGCTGCCGCCGAGCTTCATCGTCCTGCTCGTGGCGCTGGCGATCCTCCTGCCCTTTAGCCACCAGCCCGGGCCGTTCTTCAGCCGCACGCTCGGGCTGCGCATTTCGCAGGCGCTCCTACCCGCGTTCGGCGTCATGGCGCCGGCGCTCGCGATCGCGCTTTCGATCGCATACGCGCGCAAAGCCGCCCTCTTCGCTGCCCCCATGCTTTTGGGCACGGTGGCGGGGATGGCGCTGGCGCTACCGCGGCCTTTCGGCCCGACGCCCATCACCTATCTGCACGAACTTGGCCCGAGCGGCTTATTTCTGGCGATGCTGGTGGCCGGTGTGGTGGCTGCCGCCATCGCCGTCGCGCGCCGCACCATCGCTTCGCGCCGTCTTGCGGAGTGGGCCGGCGCCGCGGCCGGCGCCGCTATCTTCGCGGCATTTCTCTTCGCGCATATCTCGGTCGCCGGGCTCGTCGCCCAAGCGATGCTGCCGCTCGCGCACCTGGGCGATAGTTACGTTGCGTTGCTCGTCATCGTCTTCGTTGAAACGGCGCTGTGGACCGCGGGGATCCACGGCCCGGCTACGCTTGCGGCGGTGGTGACGCCGCTCTATCTTGCGTTGCAGGCGCAGAACACGCAGGCGTTCATCGCGCACCAACCGCTCCCGCACATCGTGGTTGTCTCGCTGTTTCTCTTCGTCTTTCCCGGAGGCGCGGGCGGGACGTTGCCGCTCGCGGTATTGCTGCTGCGCTCCAGGATTCAACGCTTGCGGCAGACGGGGCGCGTGGCGATCGTGCCGGCATTCTTCAATATCAACGAACCGCTGATTTTCGGAGCACCGATCGTGTTTAATCCGTACCTTGCAATTCCGTTTATCGTCGTACCGATGGTGCTCGCCACGACGACGTACGTCGCGGTCGCGTTGCAGTGGGTCGCGCGCCCGGCGATGTACGTGCCATCTTCAATCCCAACGTTGATCTCCACGTATCTGGCCACGTACGATCTGCGAGCGATCGTGCTCGTGCTCGCCAACGTCGCCATCGCGGCGGTTGTGTATTGGCCGTTCGTGCGCGCATACGAACGGCATTTGGAGGCGGCGGCGTGA
- the lexA gene encoding transcriptional repressor LexA, with protein MTEKPATERQQQILHVIHAFTNEQGYPPSVREIGERVGLSSSSTIHAHLKALEKRGMISRDATKPRAMRSEMPGARQPDAMVMPILGKVAAGVPIAAQEDLEGEFLLPIGFLPKASDAFMLRVQGDSMIDAAILDGDLIVVRPQKSAANGEIVVAMLEGEATVKRFYKETGRVRLQPENRSMAPIYASDVEIIGRVEAVVRRI; from the coding sequence ATGACGGAAAAACCGGCTACCGAGCGCCAGCAACAGATTTTGCACGTGATTCATGCCTTTACGAACGAGCAGGGCTACCCGCCCTCGGTCCGCGAGATCGGCGAGCGGGTGGGCCTATCGTCCTCGTCCACGATTCACGCGCACCTCAAGGCGCTCGAAAAACGCGGGATGATCTCGCGCGACGCCACCAAGCCGCGAGCGATGCGCTCGGAGATGCCCGGCGCGCGCCAGCCCGACGCGATGGTGATGCCGATCCTCGGCAAGGTCGCCGCGGGCGTGCCGATCGCCGCGCAAGAGGATCTGGAAGGCGAGTTTCTCTTGCCGATCGGCTTCCTGCCCAAAGCCTCGGATGCGTTCATGCTGCGCGTTCAAGGCGATTCGATGATCGATGCGGCCATCTTGGATGGCGACCTCATCGTCGTGCGGCCGCAGAAATCGGCCGCCAATGGCGAGATCGTGGTCGCGATGCTCGAAGGCGAAGCCACGGTCAAGCGCTTCTATAAAGAAACCGGCCGCGTGCGATTGCAGCCGGAGAATCGCAGCATGGCGCCAATCTACGCGAGCGATGTTGAGATCATCGGTCGCGTTGAGGCTGTCGTCCGCCGGATCTAA
- a CDS encoding LysM peptidoglycan-binding domain-containing protein — MSTRKKITLMPIIALAALSLTVTLPTLSGMRLYAATAQRYTTVTVQRGDTLWSIAAAHSAPNADVQETIDRISQANHLAAASLQPGQHLRIPE; from the coding sequence GTGAGTACGCGCAAGAAAATAACCCTGATGCCGATCATTGCACTAGCCGCCTTGAGCTTGACGGTAACGCTACCGACGCTCTCCGGCATGCGCTTGTATGCTGCGACCGCTCAGCGTTACACCACCGTCACCGTCCAGCGCGGCGACACGCTCTGGTCGATCGCGGCCGCGCATTCCGCGCCGAACGCCGACGTTCAAGAAACGATCGATCGCATCAGCCAAGCGAATCACCTCGCCGCCGCATCGCTCCAACCCGGCCAGCATCTCCGCATCCCCGAGTAG
- a CDS encoding Uma2 family endonuclease, translating into MPAELRDRPEVELLDGRKYPKVSPKRTHGMVQLAMAMILVRCVGDRGDTATEWRCRLEPQIEFVPDVAFVSFERLRPLSEAEREEPPFAPDVAVEIRSPSYRAEYGAQKTAAYLAHGSLLVLDIDPETRIVYAHARGGAPRVFHEKQTFAHENMPSLHFEVAELFARIRAQEQ; encoded by the coding sequence ATGCCGGCCGAATTACGCGATAGGCCCGAAGTCGAGTTGCTCGACGGACGGAAGTATCCCAAGGTGAGCCCCAAGCGCACGCATGGGATGGTCCAACTTGCGATGGCCATGATTCTTGTGCGTTGTGTAGGCGACCGCGGGGATACCGCTACGGAATGGCGCTGCAGGCTGGAGCCGCAGATCGAATTCGTTCCGGACGTAGCGTTTGTTTCGTTCGAACGGCTGCGCCCCTTATCGGAGGCCGAACGCGAAGAGCCCCCGTTTGCGCCCGATGTCGCCGTCGAGATCCGGTCGCCATCCTATCGAGCGGAATACGGCGCGCAGAAAACTGCCGCGTATCTCGCACATGGTTCATTGCTAGTCCTAGATATCGATCCGGAAACGCGAATCGTCTACGCTCACGCGCGAGGCGGTGCTCCTCGTGTCTTCCACGAGAAGCAGACATTCGCGCACGAAAACATGCCGTCACTGCACTTCGAAGTAGCCGAGCTCTTTGCGCGGATCCGCGCTCAGGAGCAATAA